Proteins encoded within one genomic window of Diorhabda sublineata isolate icDioSubl1.1 chromosome 1, icDioSubl1.1, whole genome shotgun sequence:
- the LOC130452869 gene encoding uncharacterized protein LOC130452869 isoform X1, with translation MKKLVLASVLFAILAYVNADRSSSFEEDFKEIMNLLEEKINITVLSNFIVLGNKIRSKSLDIGEKMNTVEDQIEECIEEIDFRDETICSLLRKNLKKCSKPAIDLISYFLQENSKDFSSMVEKIIVVMVEQTCQSTVEEILELFNPCFMRRNFIDFQPCVEIKTSLDEFRHQVSYKSFFCSIIPKMRNCMKEHLQASCQNSITRRSSLKFQDAVWNSVKDDCKA, from the exons ATGAAAAAACTAGTATTAGCTAGCGTTCTTTTCGCTATTTTAG CATATGTGAATGCGGACAGAAGCAGTAGTTTCGAAGAAGATTTCAAAGAGATTATGAATTTATTAGAGGAAAAGATCAATATAACCGTACTATCGAATTTTATAGTATTAGGTAACAAAATTAGATCAAAGTCTCTCGATATTGGCGAAAAAATGAAT ACCGTAGAAGACCAAATCGAAGAATGTattgaagaaattgattttAGAGATGAAACTATATGCTCGCTTCtaaggaaaaacttgaaaaagtgCTCTAAACCTGCTATTGacttaatttcttatttcctgCAAGAAAATTCTAAAGATTTTTCCTCTATGGTAGAGAAAATAATAGTAGTTATGGTTGAACAAACATGCCAATCTACTGTTGAAGAAATTCTTG AATTGTTTAATCCATGTTTTATGAGAAGGAATTTCATAGATTTCCAGCCTTGCGTTGAAATTAAAACTTCTTTGGATGAATTTAGACATCAAGTTTCATACAAATCGTTTTTCTGTTC GATTATTCCAAAAATGAGAAACTGTATGAAAGAACATTTACAAGCGTCTTGTCAAAATTCAATTACTAGACGAAGTAGTTTGAAATTCCAGGATGCTGTTTGGAATTCAGTGAAAGACGACTGTAaagcttga
- the LOC130452869 gene encoding uncharacterized protein LOC130452869 isoform X2, protein MNLLEEKINITVLSNFIVLGNKIRSKSLDIGEKMNTVEDQIEECIEEIDFRDETICSLLRKNLKKCSKPAIDLISYFLQENSKDFSSMVEKIIVVMVEQTCQSTVEEILELFNPCFMRRNFIDFQPCVEIKTSLDEFRHQVSYKSFFCSIIPKMRNCMKEHLQASCQNSITRRSSLKFQDAVWNSVKDDCKA, encoded by the exons ATGAATTTATTAGAGGAAAAGATCAATATAACCGTACTATCGAATTTTATAGTATTAGGTAACAAAATTAGATCAAAGTCTCTCGATATTGGCGAAAAAATGAAT ACCGTAGAAGACCAAATCGAAGAATGTattgaagaaattgattttAGAGATGAAACTATATGCTCGCTTCtaaggaaaaacttgaaaaagtgCTCTAAACCTGCTATTGacttaatttcttatttcctgCAAGAAAATTCTAAAGATTTTTCCTCTATGGTAGAGAAAATAATAGTAGTTATGGTTGAACAAACATGCCAATCTACTGTTGAAGAAATTCTTG AATTGTTTAATCCATGTTTTATGAGAAGGAATTTCATAGATTTCCAGCCTTGCGTTGAAATTAAAACTTCTTTGGATGAATTTAGACATCAAGTTTCATACAAATCGTTTTTCTGTTC GATTATTCCAAAAATGAGAAACTGTATGAAAGAACATTTACAAGCGTCTTGTCAAAATTCAATTACTAGACGAAGTAGTTTGAAATTCCAGGATGCTGTTTGGAATTCAGTGAAAGACGACTGTAaagcttga